Proteins from one Terriglobia bacterium genomic window:
- a CDS encoding cupin domain-containing protein, whose product MRIIRMFAVAVLLFAAMSAPSPAQDKAGVVPLAKTKFSAMDGLPACSSLSVQRGDPSKGPAVILLKVAKGCTVPWHWHTATESLMMVSGNGKLEMKDAAAAVVVPGDYVYLPGKHPHQFGCSTACTLFLVTDGAFDIHYIDKDGKEIPPAEALKAPAKKPAAPAKKKK is encoded by the coding sequence ATGAGAATCATCCGGATGTTTGCAGTTGCTGTTCTGCTGTTCGCGGCCATGTCCGCCCCAAGCCCAGCGCAAGATAAAGCTGGGGTCGTTCCCCTAGCTAAAACCAAGTTCTCTGCCATGGACGGACTGCCCGCGTGCTCGAGCCTTTCCGTGCAGCGCGGCGACCCCTCCAAAGGCCCCGCCGTGATCCTACTCAAGGTGGCCAAGGGATGCACCGTTCCCTGGCACTGGCACACCGCCACGGAATCTCTCATGATGGTCAGCGGCAACGGCAAACTCGAAATGAAAGATGCGGCTGCCGCCGTCGTGGTCCCCGGTGATTACGTTTATCTTCCGGGCAAACACCCGCATCAGTTCGGATGTAGCACCGCTTGCACGCTGTTTCTGGTAACCGACGGCGCGTTTGACATCCACTACATTGACAAGGACGGGAAAGAGATTCCTCCAGCCGAGGCGTTGAAGGCCCCGGCGAAGAAGCCGGCCGCGCCCGCTAAGAAAAAGAAGTAA
- a CDS encoding response regulator transcription factor: protein MSSPAANVAVISSCRYRAESVALSLNCHSSFVAAPFAQPNPDALGTYGIIVVDVDSRIDPALELVHSITTRYPTAKVVILGVEESEEKVVRLAAAGASGYVPPSSSSEELIRVLQSVGNEEFTCPPHITHALFSHLANLASSQSQPVLPSPVLTIRERKVLGLVSHNLTNKEIAAKLCISEYTAKNHVHRILKKLGVRNRNLASRY from the coding sequence ATGAGTTCACCAGCCGCGAACGTCGCTGTCATTTCTTCCTGTCGCTACCGTGCCGAGTCGGTGGCGCTTTCGCTAAACTGTCACTCAAGCTTTGTTGCTGCCCCCTTTGCTCAACCAAACCCCGATGCGCTCGGAACGTACGGAATCATCGTCGTCGATGTGGATTCTCGTATTGATCCCGCCCTGGAGTTGGTTCATTCCATCACTACCCGTTATCCGACTGCGAAGGTGGTCATCCTTGGAGTGGAGGAATCAGAAGAGAAAGTAGTGAGGTTGGCTGCCGCTGGAGCCAGCGGATACGTGCCACCATCTTCTTCGTCAGAGGAGCTGATCCGGGTGTTGCAATCGGTCGGAAACGAGGAATTTACCTGCCCGCCCCACATCACCCATGCCTTGTTTTCCCACCTTGCCAATCTTGCCAGCAGCCAAAGCCAACCGGTTCTCCCCTCTCCGGTCCTAACCATTCGCGAGCGAAAAGTACTGGGGTTGGTTTCCCACAATCTGACCAACAAGGAGATTGCCGCGAAACTTTGTATTTCCGAGTACACGGCCAAGAACCACGTCCATCGTATTTTGAAGAAACTGGGAGTGCGCAATCGCAACCTGGCATCGCGATATTAA
- a CDS encoding heparan-alpha-glucosaminide N-acetyltransferase domain-containing protein, translating into MPTSSTATDPGTAHQILVNYGNRIVPPGPARVVSIDIVRGAVMVLMAIDHVRVFSGLPAGGPTPGIFLTRWITHFVAPAFIFLAGSSAFLHGRKLATTGTLARFLWTRGLWLVLLELTVLRVAWTFNFDFSHYLLAGVIWVIGWCMVLLAGLIFLPVRVLAAFGVVLVFGHNILDAYSQALFPLIGKSSWGWLWQVLYFGGPIELGNHGSTLFVLYSIVPWICVMALGYAFGRVVIMDARSRRNICLALGTAAIALFLVLRGFNLYGDPRPWSAPKPAPRPVVAQSQQPQNPQAAQNSSTSTAAGAAANPAQPAQAAAKAAPSAPPRRPQPPAWISFLSTNKYPASLLFLLMTLGPVLLILPFLETAGGRVAGVLTTFGRVPFFYYVLHIPLIHLAAIAVSLIRSGSVSPWLFLNHPVMIPPAPEGYVWSLGLLYLVFAIVVAVLYLPCRWFAGLKQRRKDIGFLSYL; encoded by the coding sequence ATGCCGACATCATCCACGGCCACTGACCCCGGTACCGCGCACCAAATCCTGGTGAACTATGGCAACCGGATTGTCCCGCCCGGCCCGGCGCGCGTTGTGTCCATTGATATCGTGCGCGGCGCGGTGATGGTTCTGATGGCGATTGACCACGTGCGCGTTTTTTCCGGACTGCCCGCGGGCGGCCCAACGCCGGGCATCTTTCTCACGCGATGGATCACACACTTTGTGGCCCCGGCCTTCATCTTTCTGGCCGGCTCTTCCGCATTTCTTCACGGCCGCAAGCTGGCCACCACCGGCACGCTGGCCCGCTTTCTGTGGACGCGCGGTTTGTGGCTGGTGCTTCTTGAATTGACAGTCCTCCGCGTCGCCTGGACGTTCAATTTTGATTTCAGCCACTACCTGCTGGCCGGAGTTATCTGGGTGATCGGCTGGTGCATGGTCCTGCTGGCCGGCTTGATCTTTTTGCCGGTGCGCGTGCTCGCCGCCTTCGGCGTGGTGCTGGTGTTCGGCCACAACATTCTCGACGCGTATTCGCAGGCTTTGTTCCCCCTGATTGGAAAAAGTTCTTGGGGCTGGCTGTGGCAGGTTCTGTATTTTGGCGGACCGATCGAGCTTGGCAACCACGGGTCGACTCTGTTTGTGCTGTATTCGATTGTCCCCTGGATCTGCGTCATGGCGCTGGGCTACGCGTTTGGGCGCGTGGTCATCATGGACGCTCGCTCGCGCCGCAACATCTGTCTCGCCCTGGGGACGGCGGCCATCGCACTGTTCCTGGTCTTGCGCGGCTTCAACCTCTATGGCGACCCGCGGCCATGGAGTGCACCCAAGCCGGCGCCGCGACCGGTTGTCGCGCAGAGCCAGCAGCCGCAGAATCCTCAGGCTGCTCAAAATTCTTCCACCAGTACGGCCGCCGGAGCAGCCGCAAATCCGGCGCAGCCGGCGCAAGCCGCAGCAAAAGCCGCTCCCAGCGCTCCTCCCCGGCGGCCTCAGCCACCTGCCTGGATTTCATTCCTCAGCACCAACAAGTACCCGGCTTCCCTGCTGTTCCTGCTCATGACGCTGGGCCCTGTGCTGCTGATCTTGCCTTTTCTGGAAACGGCCGGAGGCCGCGTGGCCGGCGTACTCACCACGTTCGGTCGCGTACCGTTCTTCTATTACGTGCTGCACATTCCGCTGATCCACTTGGCGGCGATTGCAGTATCGCTCATACGCTCGGGCTCGGTTTCGCCATGGTTGTTCCTGAACCATCCAGTCATGATTCCGCCGGCTCCTGAAGGATACGTCTGGAGTCTCGGCTTGCTCTACCTGGTGTTCGCGATCGTGGTAGCTGTGCTCTATCTCCCCTGCCGCTGGTTCGCAGGATTGAAGCAGAGGAGAAAGGATATTGGGTTCCTGAGCTATTTGTGA
- a CDS encoding GNAT family N-acetyltransferase — MHPLDNPTWKALTTHQSQIALVAGMARRFPPEVAVHGALALPLPPAYQDLLRLSPEPVGLFSFQKLQPPPGWTVVRAVELSQMVQTTAAEGTVQEAASATTQEEAGAESSKRERASSASERSAIAGGFLIEDLTPADLPQMSALYETTRPGRKLSPALYKLGGFVGIRERTSEGKNQLVAMACLRLHLPGYREISTVGTLPGFEGRGYATALVRELARRIRARSEQPFLTVRTDNERAVAIYQRLGFRERVKMHSTTIRFG; from the coding sequence ATGCACCCGCTCGACAACCCGACCTGGAAGGCACTGACCACCCACCAATCGCAGATTGCTTTGGTGGCGGGGATGGCCCGGCGTTTTCCCCCGGAGGTCGCCGTGCATGGCGCGCTGGCCCTGCCGCTGCCGCCGGCGTACCAGGACCTGTTGCGCCTGTCGCCTGAGCCGGTCGGTCTGTTCTCTTTCCAAAAGCTGCAGCCGCCACCGGGATGGACCGTGGTCCGCGCGGTGGAGCTATCGCAGATGGTGCAAACGACCGCGGCTGAAGGAACGGTGCAGGAGGCCGCGAGCGCTACGACGCAGGAAGAAGCTGGCGCTGAATCTTCAAAACGTGAACGCGCCTCTTCGGCCTCCGAGCGATCCGCCATCGCCGGCGGGTTTCTCATCGAAGACCTTACGCCCGCTGACCTGCCCCAGATGTCCGCTCTCTATGAAACCACGCGCCCAGGACGGAAACTCAGTCCCGCGCTCTACAAGCTGGGGGGCTTTGTGGGGATTCGCGAGCGCACCAGCGAAGGCAAAAATCAACTGGTGGCCATGGCCTGCCTGCGGCTGCATCTGCCTGGGTATCGCGAGATCTCCACCGTCGGCACGCTGCCCGGTTTTGAAGGACGCGGCTACGCCACGGCGCTTGTTCGCGAGCTGGCACGGCGGATTCGCGCGCGCAGTGAGCAGCCGTTCCTGACCGTCCGGACGGACAATGAGCGCGCCGTTGCGATCTACCAGCGGCTGGGCTTCCGCGAACGCGTCAAGATGCACTCGACCACGATCCGCTTCGGGTAG
- a CDS encoding IS1595 family transposase: MKNEGVREPKTLQEAVIYFSDADNCLAYMVKHRWPGGVVCPTCGRTDATFLKNQRKWQCRSHHATRQFSAKTGTIFEDSPLGLDKWLTATWMITNCKNGISSYEIARDLGVTQKTAWFMLHRIRKAMQTGSFQRKLAGHVEADETFIGGKARFMHKDKRERINRRGFGGKTVVVGVLERGGHVRTEVAPDRERNTLHMVVKQHVAPGSHLSTDDCKGYWGLYGDYIHQIIDHAETYVSGKVHTNGMENFWSLLKRGLKGTYVSVEPFHLFRYLDEQMFRYNNRATQKHFVSDSDRFQMVASQFAGKRLTYQELTGKGMEKPRPEAV, translated from the coding sequence ATGAAAAACGAAGGAGTAAGGGAACCGAAAACGCTCCAAGAAGCGGTTATCTACTTTAGCGATGCAGACAATTGCTTGGCCTACATGGTCAAGCACCGCTGGCCCGGCGGAGTTGTCTGCCCCACCTGTGGACGGACGGACGCGACTTTCCTCAAGAATCAGCGGAAGTGGCAATGCAGAAGCCATCATGCAACCCGGCAGTTCTCCGCGAAAACGGGAACGATCTTTGAGGACTCGCCGCTGGGCTTGGACAAATGGCTTACGGCAACGTGGATGATTACCAATTGCAAGAACGGTATCAGTTCCTACGAGATTGCCCGTGATCTCGGAGTCACCCAAAAGACCGCATGGTTCATGTTGCACCGCATTCGCAAAGCAATGCAGACGGGCAGCTTCCAAAGAAAACTCGCCGGGCACGTCGAAGCAGATGAAACTTTTATCGGCGGTAAGGCCCGTTTCATGCACAAAGACAAGAGGGAAAGAATCAACAGGCGCGGCTTTGGTGGCAAGACAGTTGTGGTCGGAGTCCTTGAGCGGGGCGGCCACGTAAGAACGGAAGTTGCGCCTGACCGCGAAAGAAACACGCTGCACATGGTAGTGAAACAGCACGTCGCTCCCGGCTCTCACCTGTCCACAGATGATTGCAAGGGATATTGGGGACTCTACGGTGATTACATCCACCAGATCATTGACCATGCCGAAACTTACGTAAGCGGGAAAGTGCACACGAATGGAATGGAAAACTTCTGGAGTCTCTTGAAGCGTGGCCTCAAGGGGACTTACGTGAGTGTCGAACCTTTCCACCTGTTTCGTTACCTCGATGAGCAAATGTTCCGCTACAACAATCGTGCTACCCAAAAGCATTTCGTCAGCGATAGTGACCGCTTCCAGATGGTCGCTTCTCAGTTTGCCGGAAAGCGACTCACCTATCAGGAACTCACAGGCAAGGGAATGGAGAAACCCCGGCCCGAGGCGGTTTAA
- a CDS encoding SPFH domain-containing protein, which translates to MLVLLIALLLADIALFVYSIKDGVETLGHPHFELFVPAMLMLPVLVILLTGLFTLQPNEARVLVLFGKYKGTVRTSGFHWGNPFYSNGPQAAASWQGRIAAAKAGAAPTVGQRPLGRNKISLRARTLNGEKLKVNDKGGNPIEIGAVVVWRVNDTAQAMFDVDNYENYVTMQSESSLRHLANLYSYDHGEANEATLRSNVEEVSAALRAELQERLAKAGVTVDEARLTHLAYAPEIAQAMLRRQQAEAVIAARKTIVQGAVSMVDMALRELAEKGVVTLDDERRAAMVSNLMVVLCAESEVHPVVNTGTLYT; encoded by the coding sequence ATGCTGGTCCTGCTGATCGCGCTGCTGCTGGCGGACATTGCCCTGTTTGTCTATTCGATCAAAGACGGCGTGGAGACCCTGGGTCATCCCCACTTTGAACTCTTTGTTCCGGCGATGTTGATGTTGCCTGTGCTCGTCATCCTGCTCACCGGTCTGTTCACCCTGCAACCCAATGAAGCCCGCGTGCTGGTGCTGTTCGGCAAATACAAAGGCACGGTGCGGACCAGCGGGTTCCACTGGGGCAATCCGTTCTATTCGAACGGACCGCAAGCGGCTGCGTCCTGGCAGGGCCGCATTGCCGCAGCCAAGGCCGGTGCGGCGCCAACGGTGGGACAGCGTCCCCTGGGCCGCAACAAGATCTCTCTGCGCGCGCGCACGCTCAACGGCGAAAAACTCAAAGTCAACGACAAGGGCGGTAATCCGATTGAGATTGGCGCGGTAGTTGTGTGGCGCGTGAATGACACGGCGCAAGCCATGTTTGACGTGGACAACTACGAGAACTACGTGACCATGCAGAGCGAATCGTCATTGCGCCACCTGGCCAACCTTTATTCGTACGACCACGGCGAAGCCAACGAGGCCACGCTACGCAGCAACGTGGAAGAAGTTTCCGCGGCGTTGCGCGCGGAGCTGCAGGAACGGCTGGCCAAGGCCGGCGTCACCGTGGATGAAGCCCGGCTCACGCACCTGGCGTACGCGCCGGAAATCGCCCAGGCCATGCTGCGCCGCCAGCAGGCGGAAGCGGTCATCGCCGCGCGGAAAACCATTGTGCAGGGCGCCGTCAGCATGGTGGACATGGCGCTCCGAGAGCTGGCGGAAAAAGGCGTGGTCACACTGGACGACGAGCGCCGCGCCGCCATGGTCAGCAATCTCATGGTGGTCTTGTGCGCCGAATCGGAAGTGCATCCGGTGGTGAACACCGGAACGCTGTACACGTAA
- a CDS encoding Arc family DNA-binding protein produces the protein MAERKSFLLRIDPALWADLESWAQDELRSVNGQIEYLLRQAVQKRKGGTGHSSPLSDAPSDAPPGSSHKP, from the coding sequence ATGGCGGAACGAAAATCATTTTTGCTGCGCATTGATCCCGCGCTCTGGGCGGACCTGGAGTCCTGGGCGCAGGATGAACTGCGCAGCGTGAATGGCCAGATCGAATACCTTCTTCGCCAGGCCGTTCAGAAACGCAAAGGCGGTACGGGACATTCTTCTCCCCTGTCCGACGCGCCGTCCGACGCGCCGCCCGGCTCGTCCCACAAGCCCTGA